From the genome of Neodiprion pinetum isolate iyNeoPine1 chromosome 3, iyNeoPine1.2, whole genome shotgun sequence, one region includes:
- the Prosbeta6 gene encoding proteasome subunit beta type-1, with translation MALLGGYSAGSFPDYEVQGAKKVHFSPYADNGGSVMAIAGEDYAIIAADSRLSTGFSIFTREQQKLFPLSNTTVLGCSGCWCDTLTLTRILQARMQMYKHEHHKELTTPATAQMLSTMLYYKRFFPYYISNILAGLDENGKGCVYSYDPIGHCERSNFRAGGSAGALLQPLLDNQIGYQNQEGVDKTPLPQDRALAILKDVFISAAERDIYTGDGIFINIITKDGIKADKFDLRKD, from the exons ATGGCTCTTCTCGGCGGTTATTCAGCCGGCTCTTTCCCCGATTATGAAGTTCAAGGGGCAAAGAAAGTGCACTTCAGCCCCTACGCCGATAATGGAGG GAGTGTAATGGCGATAGCAGGAGAAGATTACGCCATCATTGCAGCAGATTCACGATTGAGCACTGGATTCTCAATATTCACTCGTGAGCAGCAGAAATTATTCCCACTTTCCAACACAACTGTTTTGGGCTGCTCAGGTTGCTGGTGTGATACCTTGACGCTCACAAGAATCCTTCAGGCTCGTATGCAG ATGTACAAACATGAGCATCATAAGGAATTGACAACTCCTGCTACAGCACAAATGTTGTCTACAATGTTGTACTACAAGAGATTCTTTCCCTACTATATTAGCAACATTTTGGCTGGCTTGGATGAGAATGGAAAAGGATGTGTCTATAGTTACGATCCTATTGGACACTGCGAACGATCAAACTTCAGAGCTGGTGGTTCTGCTGGTGCTCTTTTACAGCCATTGCTTGATAATCAG ATCGGCTACCAGAACCAGGAGGGTGTTGACAAGACTCCTCTGCCTCAAGATCGTGCTTTAGCTATCCTGAAGGATGTTTTTATATCAGCTGCTGAAAGGGACATTTACACTGGCGATggtattttcataaatatcatTACAAAAGATGGTATCAAGGCAGATAAGTTTGACCTTAGAAAGGATTGA